In Pedobacter sp. SL55, the following proteins share a genomic window:
- a CDS encoding Rrf2 family transcriptional regulator yields the protein MNNGRFAISLHILVLLEKANGELLSSDYMAGSININPVLVRKELINLREHGFVMSKEGKNGGATLAKAANQIKLGAIYQSVKGNYLLGSHKNDPNPLCEVGRDINRHLGDLYDETERRLVSELDKQTLADFSARF from the coding sequence ATGAATAACGGAAGATTTGCCATTTCTCTACATATTTTAGTTTTGCTAGAAAAAGCAAATGGAGAACTGCTGTCTTCTGATTATATGGCTGGTAGTATCAACATCAACCCTGTTTTGGTAAGAAAAGAATTAATTAACCTACGAGAACATGGTTTTGTGATGAGCAAAGAAGGCAAGAACGGTGGTGCAACTTTGGCTAAAGCGGCAAATCAAATTAAACTTGGGGCGATTTACCAAAGTGTAAAAGGGAATTATCTTTTAGGTAGCCATAAAAATGATCCAAATCCACTTTGTGAAGTTGGGAGAGATATTAATAGGCACTTAGGCGATTTATATGATGAAACAGAAAGACGTTTAGTAAGTGAGTTAGATAAGCAAACACTGGCAGATTTTAGCGCCAGATTTTAA
- a CDS encoding NAD(P)-dependent oxidoreductase produces MKVAVIGATGFVGQNLVNELANRGHEVLAIARNTDKVAARENVKAVSVDVVDQAALAAAVNGNDVVVSAFNPGWTNPNIFEDFIKGAEAIQAGVKASDVSRLIVIGGAGSLYIDGHQLVDGPGFPSEIKPGATAARDYLNTLKEEKELNWTFFSPAIEMHPGITIGRTGKYRLGLENPVFDEVGKCVLSVEDLAIVIADEVESNRHPRQRFTAAY; encoded by the coding sequence ATGAAAGTAGCAGTAATTGGAGCCACAGGCTTTGTAGGACAAAATTTAGTAAACGAATTGGCTAACCGCGGTCATGAAGTTTTAGCCATTGCAAGAAACACGGATAAAGTGGCGGCAAGAGAAAATGTAAAGGCAGTAAGCGTAGACGTGGTAGATCAAGCAGCTTTAGCGGCTGCGGTTAATGGTAACGATGTAGTGGTAAGTGCTTTCAATCCGGGTTGGACTAACCCTAACATTTTTGAAGATTTCATTAAAGGTGCAGAGGCAATTCAAGCGGGTGTAAAAGCTTCGGATGTAAGCAGATTGATCGTGATTGGTGGTGCGGGCAGTTTGTATATTGATGGTCATCAATTGGTAGACGGACCAGGCTTTCCTTCAGAAATTAAACCTGGAGCAACTGCGGCAAGAGATTACCTAAACACGTTGAAAGAGGAAAAGGAATTGAATTGGACTTTCTTTAGTCCAGCTATAGAAATGCACCCTGGCATTACCATTGGTCGTACAGGTAAATACCGTTTAGGTTTAGAAAACCCAGTTTTCGATGAGGTCGGCAAATGTGTACTTTCTGTAGAAGATTTGGCTATCGTAATTGCCGACGAAGTGGAAAGTAACAGACACCCGCGTCAACGTTTTACTGCGGCATATTAA
- a CDS encoding HYC_CC_PP family protein, which translates to MKKFFLTLIAFFYLAVASGAGVNLHYCMGKLVDWSLTDSEKHACDFCGMEKKESSAKSCCKDVQHQAKVDQAQKASAQVYKFEQSVFVLPQVKPLESYLFTVTKVISQEARSNAPPLGQRTPIFIKNCTYRI; encoded by the coding sequence ATGAAGAAATTCTTTTTAACACTTATTGCATTTTTCTACCTGGCAGTAGCCAGTGGGGCTGGAGTGAATCTTCATTACTGCATGGGCAAACTCGTAGATTGGAGTTTAACCGATAGCGAAAAACATGCTTGCGATTTCTGCGGCATGGAAAAAAAGGAATCTTCCGCAAAATCTTGCTGTAAAGATGTACAACATCAAGCAAAAGTAGATCAGGCTCAAAAAGCAAGTGCACAGGTTTACAAGTTCGAGCAATCGGTTTTTGTACTTCCTCAGGTAAAACCTTTGGAAAGCTATCTTTTCACAGTTACCAAAGTTATTTCGCAAGAGGCCAGAAGTAATGCGCCTCCATTAGGGCAACGAACCCCTATTTTTATCAAAAACTGTACTTACAGAATATAA
- a CDS encoding heavy-metal-associated domain-containing protein has product MKSLKMIAVVAFTMLGTVAFAQTKTDKIKVLGNCGMCKKRIETGLKDAAITSAAWDKDNKFLTVSYDSSKITNAAIQQKIAGLGHDTDKAKAKNEVYAQLPSCCKYDRTGKTVKAH; this is encoded by the coding sequence ATGAAATCATTAAAAATGATCGCTGTTGTAGCATTCACTATGTTAGGTACTGTAGCTTTTGCACAAACAAAAACAGACAAAATTAAAGTATTAGGAAATTGTGGTATGTGTAAAAAACGTATCGAAACTGGCTTGAAAGATGCTGCAATTACTAGTGCTGCTTGGGATAAAGACAATAAGTTTTTAACGGTAAGCTATGACAGTTCTAAAATCACTAACGCTGCAATTCAACAAAAAATAGCTGGTTTAGGTCACGATACGGATAAAGCAAAAGCTAAAAACGAGGTTTACGCTCAATTGCCAAGCTGCTGCAAATACGACCGTACTGGTAAAACGGTAAAGGCACACTAG
- a CDS encoding efflux RND transporter permease subunit codes for MVHQIIDWSMRNRFIVLVLAIGIFVWGIFAVKKNPIDAIPDLSENQVIVFTEWMGRSPQLIEDQITYPLVTNLQGIPKIKYVRGSSMFGMSFIYVIFEDDVDVYWARERVLERISTISKTLPDGATPQLGPDGTGVGHVLWYTLDAPDTDLGEQRAIQDWYVKFALQTVPGVSEIASFGGFQKQYQIAIDPNKLLFYKLTVPQVISAVRSNNNEAGGRKFEMSDIGYIIKTSGYLKSIDEIASIPIKNQNGTPIRIADVATVQMTGETRLGIFDQDGEGERVGGIVVMRYGENAADVIDKVKAKMAEVSKGLPKGVKFDIVYDRGELIKESVDSIKHTLIEEMIVVSLIVIIFLFHWRSAVSIIIQIPITIAASFILLNAFGISSNIMSLTGIALAIGVIVDNGIIMSENAYKHLSERYEQVVGKGKSQ; via the coding sequence ATGGTACATCAAATTATTGACTGGTCTATGCGCAACCGATTTATCGTGTTGGTGTTGGCCATTGGGATATTTGTTTGGGGCATTTTTGCGGTAAAGAAAAATCCGATAGATGCAATACCAGACTTGTCCGAAAACCAAGTAATTGTATTCACAGAGTGGATGGGGCGTTCGCCTCAATTGATTGAGGATCAGATTACTTATCCATTGGTAACCAATTTACAAGGTATTCCTAAAATTAAATATGTGCGTGGTTCTTCCATGTTCGGTATGAGCTTTATCTATGTCATTTTTGAGGATGATGTAGACGTGTATTGGGCTAGAGAGCGAGTGCTGGAACGAATTAGTACGATTTCGAAAACATTGCCAGATGGCGCTACACCACAGCTTGGTCCAGACGGAACGGGCGTAGGGCACGTATTGTGGTACACTTTAGATGCGCCAGATACAGACTTGGGCGAGCAACGTGCTATCCAAGATTGGTATGTGAAATTTGCTTTGCAGACTGTACCAGGCGTAAGTGAAATTGCTTCGTTTGGAGGTTTTCAAAAGCAGTACCAAATTGCGATAGATCCTAATAAGCTGCTGTTTTACAAACTGACAGTGCCACAGGTGATTTCGGCAGTAAGAAGTAACAACAATGAAGCTGGCGGACGGAAATTCGAAATGAGCGATATTGGGTACATTATTAAAACGTCGGGTTATCTAAAATCAATAGACGAAATTGCTAGTATTCCTATTAAAAACCAGAATGGTACGCCTATTCGTATTGCGGATGTGGCTACCGTACAAATGACCGGCGAAACTCGTTTAGGGATTTTTGATCAAGATGGTGAAGGCGAACGTGTAGGCGGAATTGTGGTAATGCGATATGGTGAAAATGCTGCTGATGTGATTGATAAAGTGAAGGCTAAAATGGCTGAGGTATCTAAAGGTTTGCCAAAAGGGGTGAAGTTCGATATTGTTTACGATCGTGGCGAGTTGATTAAAGAATCGGTAGATTCTATTAAACACACCTTAATTGAGGAGATGATTGTGGTTTCGTTGATCGTGATTATTTTCTTGTTTCACTGGCGTAGTGCGGTAAGTATCATTATCCAAATTCCAATTACCATTGCCGCAAGTTTTATTTTGTTGAATGCGTTTGGCATCAGTTCCAATATCATGTCGTTAACGGGTATTGCATTGGCTATTGGTGTAATTGTAGATAATGGAATTATCATGAGCGAAAATGCGTATAAACATTTGTCAGAAAGATATGAACAGGTGGTTGGAAAAGGAAAATCACAGTAG
- a CDS encoding TolC family protein yields MSLQVGRIALLVVLTIVFSFTATAQTPILSLDTILNRIDQNNLQLKSYGLKAESYQYNAKAATAWMAPMVGVGTFMTPYPGQMVMDGRDKGSLMFQVEQDIPNYGKLNAQKKFIESKAKVERATREVTLNDFKTQAKKLYYAWLVAQQN; encoded by the coding sequence GTGTCGTTGCAAGTCGGAAGAATTGCTCTTTTGGTTGTATTAACGATTGTTTTTTCTTTCACAGCCACAGCCCAAACTCCAATCCTTTCGCTCGATACCATTCTAAATCGTATCGACCAGAACAACTTACAGCTTAAATCTTACGGTTTAAAAGCCGAAAGTTACCAGTACAATGCCAAAGCAGCTACTGCATGGATGGCGCCAATGGTTGGTGTGGGAACTTTCATGACACCTTATCCTGGTCAAATGGTGATGGATGGCAGAGACAAAGGTTCGTTGATGTTTCAGGTAGAACAGGACATCCCTAACTATGGAAAGCTGAATGCGCAAAAGAAGTTTATTGAGTCGAAAGCGAAAGTAGAAAGAGCAACTAGAGAAGTGACGTTGAACGACTTCAAAACACAGGCGAAGAAGCTTTACTATGCTTGGTTGGTTGCGCAGCAAAATTGA